From Alligator mississippiensis isolate rAllMis1 chromosome 9, rAllMis1, whole genome shotgun sequence, one genomic window encodes:
- the MYL9 gene encoding myosin regulatory light polypeptide 9, producing MSSKRAKAKTTKKRPQRATSNVFAMFDQSQIQEFKEAFNMIDQNRDGFIDKEDLHDMLASLGKNPTDEYLEGMMSEAPGPINFTMFLTMFGEKLNGTDPEDVIRNAFACFDEDATGFIHEDHLRELLTTMGDRFTDEEVDEMYREAPIDKKGNFNYVEFTRILKHGAKDKDD from the exons ATGTCCAGCAAACGAGCCAAGGCCAAGACCACCAAGAAGCGCCCCCAGCGTGCCACCTCCAATGTCTTTGCTATGTTTGACCAATCACAAATCCAGGAGTTCAAGGAGGCTTTCAACATGATTGACCAGAACCGCGATGGCTTCATTGACAAGGAGGATCTGCATGACATGCTGGCTTCATTAG GGAAGAACCCTACCGATGAGTACCTGGAAGGCATGATGAGTGAGGCACCAGGCCCCATCAACTTCACTATGTTTCTCACCATGTTTGGAGAGAAGCTTAATGGTACTGACCCGGAAGACGTCATCCGCAATGCATTTGCCTGCTTTGATGAAGATGCTACAG GTTTCATTCATGAAGACCACCTGCGTGAACTGCTCACCACCATGGGCGACAGATTTACAGATGAGGAGGTAGACGAGATGTACCGAGAGGCCCCCATCGACAAGAAGGGCAATTTCAACTACGTGGAGTTCACCCGCATCCTAAAGCATGGAGCCAAGGACAAAGATGACTAG